A single region of the Malaclemys terrapin pileata isolate rMalTer1 chromosome 2, rMalTer1.hap1, whole genome shotgun sequence genome encodes:
- the ANKRD23 gene encoding ankyrin repeat domain-containing protein 23 isoform X4, with protein sequence MELISVQQLVSGDRYEGKVRAFEVLARGAAQEPEGWRHGVARVRDAVSEEKQKVKEERRKKLETFDSTRVRLESLQDLEAIVRLRKHKRSRKRVRPKEPEPAVPAEPVDAARFLQAVLENQVPMIDKYLADGGDPDAHDQFRCTALHWACLRGHAEIVDKLLAAGAKLEPRDMLEATPMLWACRGGHLDILQRLLDRGAKISTRDKLRSTALHVAVRTGHCDCAEHLIACGAEIDAQDKEGDTPIHDAIRLGRFKAVKTLLMYGANLSVRNQEALRPVDLVKDWQRGIRQTLQACADQQRPPRPH encoded by the exons ATGGAGCTCATCAGCGTTCAGCAGCTG gtAAGTGGCGACAGGTATGAGGGGAAGGTGCGGGCCTTCGAGGTGCTGGCGAGGGGAGCAGCGCAGGAGCCCGAGGGCTGGCGGCATGGCGTGGCCAGGGTCCGGGATGCCGTCAGTGAGGAGAAGCAGAAGGTGAaggaagagaggaggaagaag cTTGAGACGTTCGACAGCACCCGTGTGCGGCTGGAGAGTCTCCAAGACCTGGAGGCGATCGTGAGGCTGCGGAAGCACAAGAGGAGCCGGAAGAGGGTCCGCCCCAAGGAGCCCGAGCCGGCTGTGCCG GCTGAGCCTGTGGACGCTGCCCGGTTCCTGCAGGCGGTGCTGGAGAACCAGGTTCCCATGATTGACAAGTACCTGGCAGACGGTGGGGACCCCGATGCTCAcgaccag TTCAGGTGCACGGCGCTGCACTGGGCCTGCCTCCGGGGCCATGCAGAGATCGTGGACAAGCTGCTGGCGGCTGGAGCCAAGCTGGAGCCCAGGGACATG CTGGAGGCCACGCCTATGCTCTGGGCCTGCCGCGGGGGGCACCTGGACATTCTCCAACGCCTGCTGGACAGAGGAGCCAAGATCTCCACGCGGGACAAG CTGAGGAGCACAGCGCTGCACGTGGCTGTCCGGACAGGGCACTGTGACTGCGCCGAGCACCTGATCGCCTGTGGGGCCGAGATTGATGCACAGGACAAG GAGGGGGACACGCCCATTCACGACGCCATCCGGCTGGGCCGCTTCAAGGCTGTGAAGACCCTGCTGATGTATGGTGCCAACCTCAGCGTCCGGAACCAG GAAGCCCTGCGACCCGTGGACCTGGTGAAGGACTGGCAGAGGGGCATCCGGCAAACCTTGCAGGCGTGTGCCGACCAGCAGCGCCCCCCTCGGCCGCACTGA
- the ANKRD23 gene encoding ankyrin repeat domain-containing protein 23 isoform X3, whose product MSQPVPALGVDWSWCPPEGKGPMSHGDAPSPTFHALAASSTFPAPPSPQVSGDRYEGKVRAFEVLARGAAQEPEGWRHGVARVRDAVSEEKQKVKEERRKKLETFDSTRVRLESLQDLEAIVRLRKHKRSRKRVRPKEPEPAVPAEPVDAARFLQAVLENQVPMIDKYLADGGDPDAHDQFRCTALHWACLRGHAEIVDKLLAAGAKLEPRDMLEATPMLWACRGGHLDILQRLLDRGAKISTRDKLRSTALHVAVRTGHCDCAEHLIACGAEIDAQDKEALRPVDLVKDWQRGIRQTLQACADQQRPPRPH is encoded by the exons atgagccagccagtccctgccctgggggtggattggagctggtgccccccagaggggaaaggccccatgtcccatgggGATGCTCCATCTCCTACATTTCATGCCCTGGCTGCATCCTCtacctttcctgcccctccttcaccccaggtAAGTGGCGACAGGTATGAGGGGAAGGTGCGGGCCTTCGAGGTGCTGGCGAGGGGAGCAGCGCAGGAGCCCGAGGGCTGGCGGCATGGCGTGGCCAGGGTCCGGGATGCCGTCAGTGAGGAGAAGCAGAAGGTGAaggaagagaggaggaagaag cTTGAGACGTTCGACAGCACCCGTGTGCGGCTGGAGAGTCTCCAAGACCTGGAGGCGATCGTGAGGCTGCGGAAGCACAAGAGGAGCCGGAAGAGGGTCCGCCCCAAGGAGCCCGAGCCGGCTGTGCCG GCTGAGCCTGTGGACGCTGCCCGGTTCCTGCAGGCGGTGCTGGAGAACCAGGTTCCCATGATTGACAAGTACCTGGCAGACGGTGGGGACCCCGATGCTCAcgaccag TTCAGGTGCACGGCGCTGCACTGGGCCTGCCTCCGGGGCCATGCAGAGATCGTGGACAAGCTGCTGGCGGCTGGAGCCAAGCTGGAGCCCAGGGACATG CTGGAGGCCACGCCTATGCTCTGGGCCTGCCGCGGGGGGCACCTGGACATTCTCCAACGCCTGCTGGACAGAGGAGCCAAGATCTCCACGCGGGACAAG CTGAGGAGCACAGCGCTGCACGTGGCTGTCCGGACAGGGCACTGTGACTGCGCCGAGCACCTGATCGCCTGTGGGGCCGAGATTGATGCACAGGACAAG GAAGCCCTGCGACCCGTGGACCTGGTGAAGGACTGGCAGAGGGGCATCCGGCAAACCTTGCAGGCGTGTGCCGACCAGCAGCGCCCCCCTCGGCCGCACTGA
- the ANKRD23 gene encoding ankyrin repeat domain-containing protein 23 isoform X2: MSQPVPALGVDWSWCPPEGKGPMSHGDAPSPTFHALAASSTFPAPPSPQVSGDRYEGKVRAFEVLARGAAQEPEGWRHGVARVRDAVSEEKQKVKEERRKKLETFDSTRVRLESLQDLEAIVRLRKHKRSRKRVRPKEPEPAVPAEPVDAARFLQAVLENQVPMIDKYLADGGDPDAHDQFRCTALHWACLRGHAEIVDKLLAAGAKLEPRDMLEATPMLWACRGGHLDILQRLLDRGAKISTRDKLRSTALHVAVRTGHCDCAEHLIACGAEIDAQDKEGDTPIHDAIRLGRFKAVKTLLMYGANLSVRNQEALRPVDLVKDWQRGIRQTLQACADQQRPPRPH; the protein is encoded by the exons atgagccagccagtccctgccctgggggtggattggagctggtgccccccagaggggaaaggccccatgtcccatgggGATGCTCCATCTCCTACATTTCATGCCCTGGCTGCATCCTCtacctttcctgcccctccttcaccccaggtAAGTGGCGACAGGTATGAGGGGAAGGTGCGGGCCTTCGAGGTGCTGGCGAGGGGAGCAGCGCAGGAGCCCGAGGGCTGGCGGCATGGCGTGGCCAGGGTCCGGGATGCCGTCAGTGAGGAGAAGCAGAAGGTGAaggaagagaggaggaagaag cTTGAGACGTTCGACAGCACCCGTGTGCGGCTGGAGAGTCTCCAAGACCTGGAGGCGATCGTGAGGCTGCGGAAGCACAAGAGGAGCCGGAAGAGGGTCCGCCCCAAGGAGCCCGAGCCGGCTGTGCCG GCTGAGCCTGTGGACGCTGCCCGGTTCCTGCAGGCGGTGCTGGAGAACCAGGTTCCCATGATTGACAAGTACCTGGCAGACGGTGGGGACCCCGATGCTCAcgaccag TTCAGGTGCACGGCGCTGCACTGGGCCTGCCTCCGGGGCCATGCAGAGATCGTGGACAAGCTGCTGGCGGCTGGAGCCAAGCTGGAGCCCAGGGACATG CTGGAGGCCACGCCTATGCTCTGGGCCTGCCGCGGGGGGCACCTGGACATTCTCCAACGCCTGCTGGACAGAGGAGCCAAGATCTCCACGCGGGACAAG CTGAGGAGCACAGCGCTGCACGTGGCTGTCCGGACAGGGCACTGTGACTGCGCCGAGCACCTGATCGCCTGTGGGGCCGAGATTGATGCACAGGACAAG GAGGGGGACACGCCCATTCACGACGCCATCCGGCTGGGCCGCTTCAAGGCTGTGAAGACCCTGCTGATGTATGGTGCCAACCTCAGCGTCCGGAACCAG GAAGCCCTGCGACCCGTGGACCTGGTGAAGGACTGGCAGAGGGGCATCCGGCAAACCTTGCAGGCGTGTGCCGACCAGCAGCGCCCCCCTCGGCCGCACTGA
- the ANKRD23 gene encoding ankyrin repeat domain-containing protein 23 isoform X1 yields MSQPVPALGVDWSWCPPEGKGPMSHGDAPSPTFHALAASSTFPAPPSPQVSGDRYEGKVRAFEVLARGAAQEPEGWRHGVARVRDAVSEEKQKVKEERRKKLETFDSTRVRLESLQDLEAIVRLRKHKRSRKRVRPKEPEPAVPAEPVDAARFLQAVLENQVPMIDKYLADGGDPDAHDQFRCTALHWACLRGHAEIVDKLLAAGAKLEPRDMLEATPMLWACRGGHLDILQRLLDRGAKISTRDKLRSTALHVAVRTGHCDCAEHLIACGAEIDAQDKEGDTPIHDAIRLGRFKAVKTLLMYGANLSVRNQVGTMWGSPRGSSGGQGLLPLSSQGACSQWYKTSNPRGLDSWVLSQLCEGSGG; encoded by the exons atgagccagccagtccctgccctgggggtggattggagctggtgccccccagaggggaaaggccccatgtcccatgggGATGCTCCATCTCCTACATTTCATGCCCTGGCTGCATCCTCtacctttcctgcccctccttcaccccaggtAAGTGGCGACAGGTATGAGGGGAAGGTGCGGGCCTTCGAGGTGCTGGCGAGGGGAGCAGCGCAGGAGCCCGAGGGCTGGCGGCATGGCGTGGCCAGGGTCCGGGATGCCGTCAGTGAGGAGAAGCAGAAGGTGAaggaagagaggaggaagaag cTTGAGACGTTCGACAGCACCCGTGTGCGGCTGGAGAGTCTCCAAGACCTGGAGGCGATCGTGAGGCTGCGGAAGCACAAGAGGAGCCGGAAGAGGGTCCGCCCCAAGGAGCCCGAGCCGGCTGTGCCG GCTGAGCCTGTGGACGCTGCCCGGTTCCTGCAGGCGGTGCTGGAGAACCAGGTTCCCATGATTGACAAGTACCTGGCAGACGGTGGGGACCCCGATGCTCAcgaccag TTCAGGTGCACGGCGCTGCACTGGGCCTGCCTCCGGGGCCATGCAGAGATCGTGGACAAGCTGCTGGCGGCTGGAGCCAAGCTGGAGCCCAGGGACATG CTGGAGGCCACGCCTATGCTCTGGGCCTGCCGCGGGGGGCACCTGGACATTCTCCAACGCCTGCTGGACAGAGGAGCCAAGATCTCCACGCGGGACAAG CTGAGGAGCACAGCGCTGCACGTGGCTGTCCGGACAGGGCACTGTGACTGCGCCGAGCACCTGATCGCCTGTGGGGCCGAGATTGATGCACAGGACAAG GAGGGGGACACGCCCATTCACGACGCCATCCGGCTGGGCCGCTTCAAGGCTGTGAAGACCCTGCTGATGTATGGTGCCAACCTCAGCGTCCGGAACCAGGTGGGCACCATGTGGGGCTCCCCCAGGGGCAGCTCAGGAGGGCAGGGGCTGCTCCCTCTGTCCAGCCAGGGGGCTTGTAGCCAATGGTACAAGACATCCAACCCTAGGGgcttggactcctgggttctgtcccagctctgtgaggggagtgggggctag
- the ANKRD39 gene encoding ankyrin repeat domain-containing protein 39 has translation MASSGRPGSCCSHGPAVPGVHQTAAEMDFERGVWSAALDGDLGRVRKLLVEKRVDPSEPDLAGYTALHYASRNGHGAVCQFLLQSGARCNAQTHGGATALHRASYCGHVDVARLLLAHGADPGIADDDGMTSLHKAAEGGHRELCELLLQHSPGLKGVQDRRARRACDLVPSSGALRDLLET, from the exons ATGGCCTCCTCGGGCCGCCCCGGCTCCTGCTGCTCCCACGGGCCGGCCGTGCCCGGCGTGCACCAGACCGCGGCGGAGATGGACTTCGAGAGAG GGGTCTGGTCGGCTGCCCTGGATGGGGACCTGGGGCGAGTCCGGAAGCTGCTGGTGGAGAAGCGGGTAGATCCCAGTGAGCCCGACCTGGCCGGCTACACCGCCCTG CACTACGCCAGCCGCAATGGGCACGGCGCCGTCTGCCAGTTCCTGCTGCAGAGTGGGGCCCGGTGCAACGCCCAGACCCACGGTGGGGCCACTGCCCTGCACCGAGCCAGCTACTGCGGCCACGTGGACGtggccaggctgctgctggcccatgGAGCCGACCCCGGCATCGCGGATGATGATGGCATGACAAGTTTGCATAAG GCTGCTGAGGGAGGCCACCGTGAGCTCTGTGAGCTCTTGCTGCAGCACAGCCCGGGACTGAAGGGCGTCCAGGACAGAAGGGCCAGGAGAGCATGTGACCTGGTCCCCAGCAGCGGTGCCTTGCGGGACCTCCTGGAGACCTGA
- the SEMA4C gene encoding semaphorin-4C, producing MDASLPGLALLTTVFLSVGTADAAWWNLVPRKTIPYNELKDVAKRFSKAGVSHYMTLTLGETEKVLYVGAREAIFALATGTMELKAAISWEAPTEKKVECIQKGKNNQTDCFNYIRFLQSYNSSHLYACGTFAFQPKCTYIELSSFSLNRLAFEDGKGKCPYDPAKGHTGLIVDGELYSATLNNFLGTEPVILRNLGPHYSMKTEYLASWLNEPHFVGSAYVQESVGSPSGDDDKVYFFFSERAVEYDCYAEQVVARVARVCKGDVGGARTLQKKWTTFLKARLVCSIPEQQLHFNRLQAVYTLGGTTWRDTIFFGLFQARWGDVDVSAVCQYHIEDVRKAFEGPYKEYREQAQNWGRYSDQVPSPRPGACITDWHRQNGVASSLELPDNTLNFAKKHPLMDEPVLPRHGRPLLLKKDANFTRLVVDRVRGLDGASYNVLFIGTDDGWLHKALVLPSRVHLVEELQVFEPAQPIESLVLAHQKKLLFAGSRSQVARLSLADCAKYRSCADCVLAKDPYCAWSRNASRCLRADGSDGSLLVQDVVNADTALCNLLRAPSSVKITPKNITVVAGTDLVLPCRLTSNLARARWTFNGRELAEDQASVLYDARLQALVILGTGPQCGGAYRCFSEEQGTRLAAEGYIVSVVAGPAATLEARAPLESLGLVWMVAIALGALCLVLLLVVLSLRRRLREELAKGTKAVESTLVYPIELPKEPPSPKFVPSATSDSDEKLWDPASYYYSDGSLKIVPGHAVCQNGSATPSSPTNGIPGQPLASPPPHSPNRIHLGSVRGSSSNGYIRLQLGAEERPGYSDLAEELRRKLQQRQALPDSNPEESSV from the exons agctgAAGGACGTGGCGAAGCGGTTCTCCAAGGCGGGCGTGTCGCACTACATGACGCTGACGCTGGGCGAGACCGAGAAGGTGCTGTACGTGGGTGCCCGGGAGGCCATCTTCGCCCTCGCCACCGGCACCATGGAGCTGAAGGCAGCG ATCTCCTGGGAGGCTCCTACAGAGAAGAAAGTGGAATGTATCCAGAAGGGCAAGAACAACCAG ACCGACTGTTTCAATTACATCCGCTTCCTCCAGAGCTACAACAGCTCCCACCTGTACGCGTGCGGCACCTTCGCCTTCCAGCCCAAGTGCACCTATATT GAGCTGTCCAGTTTCTCCCTCAACAGGCTGGCCTTCGAGGACGGGAAGGGGAAGTGCCCCTACGACCCGGCCAAGGGCCACACGGGCCTCATCGTGG ATGGCGAGCTGTACTCGGCGACACTCAACAACTTCCTGGGCACAGAGCCGGTGATCCTGCGCAACCTGGGCCCCCACTACTCCATGAAGACGGAGTACCTGGCCTCCTGGCTGAATg AGCCCCACTTCGTGGGCTCAGCCTACGTGCAGGAGAGCGTGGGCAGCCCCAGTGGGGACGACGACAAGGTCTACTTCTTCTTCAGCGAGCGGGCCGTGGAGTACGACTGCTACGCCGAGCAGGTGGTGGCCCGGGTGGCCCGGGTCTGCAAG ggggaCGTGGGCGGCGCCCGGACCCTGCAGAAGAAGTGGACGACGTTCCTCAAGGCCCGGCTGGTCTGCTCCATCCCGGAGCAGCAGCTGCACTTCAACCGGCTGCAGGCCGTGTACACGCTGGGCGGGACCACCTGGCGCGACACCATTTTCTTCGGCCTCTTCCAGGCTCGCTG gggGGACGTGGACGTCTCTGCTGTCTGCCAGTACCACATTGAGGACGTGCGCAAGGCCTTCGAGGGGCCCTACAAGGAGTACCGGGAGCAGGCCCAGAATTGGGGCAGGTACTCGGACCAGGTGCCCAGCCCCCGGCCTGGGGCG TGCATCACTGACTGGCACCGGCAGAATGGCGTCGCCAGCTCGCTGGAGCTGCCCGACAACACGCTGAACTTTGCCAAGAAGCACCCGCTGATGGACGAGCCGGTGCTGCCGCGCCACGGCCGGCCCCTGCTGCTCAAGAAGGACGCCAACTTCACCCGGCTGGTGGTGGACCGGGTGCGCGGGCTGGATGGGGCCTCCTACAACGTGCTCTTCATTGGGACAG ATGACGGGTGGCTCCACAAGGCCCTGGTCCTGCCCTCCCGCGTCCACCTCGTGGAGGAGCTGCAGGTCTTCGAGCCGGCGCAACCCATCGAGAGCCTCGTGCTGGCCCACCAGAAG AAGCTGCTCTTTGCTGGCTCTCGCTCCCAGGTGGCGCGGCTGTCCCTGGCCGACTGTGCCAAGTACCGCTCCTGCGCCGACTGCGTCCTGGCTAAGGACCCCTACTGCGCCTGGAGCCGCAATGCCAGCCGCTGCCTCCGGGCTGACGGCTCTGACGG GTCCCTGCTGGTCCAGGACGTGGTGAACGCGGACACGGCTCTCTGCAACCTCCTCCGAGCACCCTCCTCAG TTAAAATCACTCCCAAGAACATCACAGTGGTGGCCGGCACGGACCTGGTCCTGCCCTGCCGCCTCACCTCCAACCTGGCCCGGGCTCGCTGGACCTTCAACGGGCGGGAGCTGGCCGAGGACCAGGCCTCGGTGCTGTACGACGCCCGCCTGCAGGCCTTGGTCATCCTGGGCACGGGCCCCCAGTGTGGTGGTGCCTACCGGTGCTTCTCGGAGGAGCAGGGCACGCGCCTGGCAGCTGAGGGCTACATAGTGTCGGTGGTGGCAGGCCCGGCCGCCACACTGGAGGCGAGGGCCCcgctggagagcctggggctggtATGGATGGTGGCGATCGCGCTGGGCGCCCTgtgcctggtgctgctgctggtggtgctgtCCCTGCGGCGCCGGCTGCGGGAGGAGCTGGCCAAGGGCACCAAAGCTGTGGAGAGCACCCTGGTGTACCCCATCGAGTTGCCCAaggagccccccagccccaagTTCGTTCCCAGCGCCACCTCGGACTCGGATGAGAAGCTCTGGGACCCGGCCAGCTACTACTACTCGGATGGCTCCCTCAAGATCGTGCCAGGCCACGCCGTGTGCCAGAACGGCTCAGCCACCCCCTCGTCCCCCACCAATGGCATCCCCGGGCAGCCCCTGGCCTCCCCGCCCCCGCACTCGCCCAACCGCATCCACCTGGGCAGCGTCCGCGGCTCCTCCTCCAACGGCTACATCCGCCTGCAGCTGGGCGCTGAGGAGCGGCCCGGCTACAGCGACCTGGCTGAGGAGCTACGCCGCAAGCTCCAGCAGCGCCAGGCACTGCCCGACTCCAACCCCGAGGAGTCCTCAGTGTGA